In Halorhabdus tiamatea SARL4B, a genomic segment contains:
- a CDS encoding DUF2061 domain-containing protein has product MDKHRRSIVKAASYRLFATSLVFLVAFVYTGQLGSSAKIGLTAAVGKTALYYVWERLWANIQWGVAEG; this is encoded by the coding sequence ATGGACAAACATCGGCGTTCGATCGTGAAGGCGGCGTCCTACCGGTTGTTCGCCACGTCGCTGGTGTTTCTCGTTGCCTTCGTCTACACCGGCCAGCTCGGCTCCTCGGCGAAGATCGGGCTCACGGCCGCGGTCGGAAAGACCGCCCTCTATTACGTCTGGGAGCGACTCTGGGCGAACATCCAGTGGGGCGTCGCCGAGGGCTGA
- a CDS encoding Rrf2 family transcriptional regulator: MDSNTLDLSPPHQNTLTALVNEYSKSDSPVKSARIAEQVNRTEGSVKNQMRKLSALGLVDSVPGPRGGYEPTETAFHALERDQDADGEKVVVAQNYDRVDVTVDEITLTNVHHPTDCRARVHFQDILEEIEIGDALAVGPTPEFDLVVVGEVAEILGTGDEVILEIGKMEAPFTDDAL; the protein is encoded by the coding sequence ATGGATTCGAACACGCTGGATCTCTCTCCACCGCACCAGAACACACTGACCGCACTCGTCAACGAGTATTCGAAGTCGGACTCGCCGGTCAAAAGTGCCCGAATCGCCGAGCAGGTCAACCGGACAGAAGGGTCAGTCAAAAATCAGATGCGAAAGCTGTCAGCGTTGGGTCTGGTCGACAGCGTGCCCGGACCACGCGGCGGGTACGAACCGACGGAGACAGCCTTTCACGCGCTCGAACGCGACCAGGACGCCGACGGCGAGAAGGTTGTCGTCGCCCAGAACTACGACCGCGTCGACGTCACCGTCGACGAGATCACGCTCACGAACGTCCACCACCCGACCGACTGCCGCGCTCGGGTCCACTTTCAGGACATCCTCGAGGAGATCGAGATCGGCGACGCTCTCGCCGTCGGGCCGACGCCGGAGTTCGACCTCGTCGTCGTCGGCGAAGTCGCCGAGATCCTCGGCACCGGTGACGAAGTGATCCTTGAAATCGGCAAGATGGAAGCGCCCTTCACCGACGACGCCCTGTGA
- a CDS encoding DUF7559 family protein: MPATLEVACENDDCELDMFELHYTYEMPDDVTVSDFQCPYCGETESLREIDV; this comes from the coding sequence ATGCCCGCAACCCTCGAAGTCGCCTGTGAGAACGACGACTGCGAACTCGACATGTTCGAACTCCACTACACCTACGAGATGCCCGACGACGTCACTGTCTCCGATTTCCAGTGCCCCTACTGCGGCGAGACGGAGTCGCTCCGCGAGATCGACGTCTGA
- a CDS encoding NADH-quinone oxidoreductase subunit B family protein gives MSAQTEADARNDDRTTVATVCLGGCSGCHMEFLNVDHGLVELVEDVDIVASHMIVDEKGVPEADVGIAEGVVTNEENVEVAEELRENCDTVVAWGDCAALRGIMSLRNYQDRDEMLEETFMGEADDESEVPFGDDEGVPELLEEARPLDEFIDVDVYVPGCPPDADVMKESLEALARGETPEIEGEKLQYD, from the coding sequence ATGAGCGCACAGACTGAAGCTGACGCCCGCAACGACGACCGGACGACCGTCGCGACGGTGTGTCTGGGCGGCTGTTCGGGGTGTCACATGGAGTTTCTGAACGTCGATCACGGCCTCGTGGAGCTGGTCGAGGACGTCGACATCGTCGCGAGTCACATGATCGTCGACGAGAAGGGCGTCCCGGAGGCCGACGTCGGCATCGCCGAGGGCGTCGTCACCAACGAGGAAAACGTCGAAGTCGCCGAAGAGCTCCGGGAGAACTGCGACACCGTCGTGGCCTGGGGCGACTGCGCCGCGCTGCGCGGGATCATGTCCCTGCGAAACTACCAGGACCGCGACGAGATGTTAGAAGAGACCTTCATGGGCGAGGCCGACGACGAGAGCGAGGTGCCCTTCGGCGACGACGAAGGCGTTCCGGAACTCCTCGAGGAGGCCAGACCGCTCGACGAGTTCATCGACGTCGACGTCTACGTGCCCGGGTGTCCACCGGACGCAGACGTGATGAAGGAGAGCCTCGAAGCGCTGGCTCGTGGGGAGACCCCCGAGATCGAAGGCGAGAAACTACAGTACGACTGA
- a CDS encoding NAD-dependent epimerase/dehydratase family protein, with translation MDVLVIGGTGVISTGITRQLVDAGHGVTIFNRGETDIEIPETVSEIHGDRFDHDAFESAVADVDVDVVVDMMCFGLEDAESDIRAFGGDIEQFIFTSTVDVYHRPPERNPVTEDATREPPVSDYAEGKAAAEDRFREAEREGAFDVTIIRPWSTYGEGGAIFHTFGGDTYYLERIRQGKPIVVHGDGTSLWGSCHRDDVARAYVNAVGNEVAYGETYHVTSEEVITWNQYHRRVAAALDAPEPDLVHIPTDVLREVAPDRTEMLRDHFQYSTVFDNGKARRDLDFEYTVSFEDGVERTVEWLDDHDEIEVGEGDAFEDELVAAWRESTDEFVADFE, from the coding sequence ATGGACGTACTTGTTATCGGCGGCACGGGCGTCATCTCGACCGGCATCACGCGACAACTCGTCGACGCGGGCCACGGCGTGACGATCTTCAACCGTGGGGAGACTGACATCGAAATCCCCGAGACCGTCTCGGAGATCCACGGTGATCGCTTCGATCACGACGCGTTCGAATCGGCGGTCGCAGACGTCGACGTCGACGTCGTCGTCGACATGATGTGCTTCGGCCTCGAGGACGCCGAGAGCGACATTCGCGCCTTCGGCGGGGACATCGAGCAGTTCATCTTCACCAGCACGGTCGACGTCTATCACCGACCGCCCGAACGAAACCCGGTGACTGAAGACGCTACCCGCGAACCGCCGGTCAGCGACTACGCCGAGGGCAAGGCCGCCGCGGAGGATCGCTTCCGTGAGGCCGAACGTGAGGGTGCCTTCGACGTGACGATCATCCGCCCGTGGAGTACCTACGGCGAGGGCGGGGCCATCTTCCACACCTTCGGCGGTGACACCTACTATCTCGAGCGCATCCGCCAGGGCAAGCCGATCGTCGTCCACGGTGACGGCACCTCACTGTGGGGCTCGTGTCACCGTGACGACGTCGCTCGGGCGTACGTCAACGCCGTCGGCAACGAGGTCGCCTACGGCGAGACCTACCACGTCACCAGCGAGGAGGTCATCACCTGGAACCAGTATCACCGCCGGGTCGCAGCCGCGCTCGACGCGCCGGAACCCGATCTCGTCCACATCCCGACGGACGTCCTCCGCGAGGTTGCACCGGATCGCACGGAGATGCTCCGGGACCACTTCCAGTACAGCACGGTCTTCGACAACGGCAAAGCAAGGCGGGATCTGGACTTCGAATACACCGTTTCCTTCGAAGACGGCGTCGAACGGACCGTCGAATGGCTCGACGACCACGACGAGATTGAAGTCGGGGAAGGCGACGCCTTCGAGGATGAACTCGTCGCCGCCTGGCGGGAGTCGACTGACGAGTTCGTCGCCGACTTCGAGTGA
- a CDS encoding hydrogenase maturation protease → MNALLLGLGNDIKRDDVVGLEVTEALEERFGDRLDVETYTSGRLMLIQELSGYDQVFLVDAIKTDGGTPGDYYEFSPSEVEPSDESGGLATHNVGLGTLQTLGEAMGQSMPEITIFAIEVENPFEYGEGMTDVVETAVPDLIEEIGDDIEAALSATAAA, encoded by the coding sequence ATGAACGCACTGCTACTCGGCCTCGGAAACGACATCAAGCGCGACGACGTGGTCGGCCTGGAAGTCACTGAAGCGCTCGAAGAGCGCTTCGGCGACCGGCTGGACGTCGAGACTTACACGTCCGGCCGCCTCATGCTCATCCAGGAACTCAGCGGGTACGATCAGGTGTTCCTCGTCGACGCGATCAAGACCGACGGGGGGACGCCCGGCGACTACTACGAGTTCTCCCCCAGCGAGGTCGAACCGAGCGACGAATCCGGCGGGCTGGCGACCCACAACGTCGGACTCGGGACGCTCCAGACGCTCGGCGAGGCGATGGGCCAGTCCATGCCCGAGATCACCATCTTCGCCATCGAGGTCGAGAACCCTTTCGAGTACGGCGAGGGGATGACCGACGTCGTCGAGACAGCCGTACCAGATCTGATCGAGGAGATCGGCGACGACATCGAGGCGGCGCTTTCGGCGACTGCGGCGGCGTGA
- a CDS encoding Ni/Fe hydrogenase subunit alpha, which translates to MSKKEVIDPVTRVEGHGKITIHLDDEGSVEDAQFHVTEFRGFEEFVEGRPIWEMPEITARICGICPVSHQLAAAKAADDVMDADVPESAHKLRELLHMGQVLQSHALSFFYLSSPDLVLGYDADPAERNIEGVLEENPQLAERGIDLRSFGQNVIAALGEKKVHPDFAVAGGVSNTLGRKDGEELLEESQPLAGYVRETIDLLEDIFAEMDDDTLDYATYPTGYMGLVTEEGGLEHYDGDIRLVDEAGDRLEEIDDGDYRDVIAERSKEWSYLKFPYYKERGFEDGQYRVGPLARLNAVDDISTPQAREEWVEFMDAADGAVHERSTYYHWARLIEMLYCVERIQELLEDDDVYDGITNVPTKPKAGTGVGVIEAPRGTLIHEYTIDDGGTVENANFIVATTHNNGAMNKGVTSAAETFIDGPEIPEGILNKMESVIRCYDPCLSCSTHAIGDMPLELELEQNGETVETITR; encoded by the coding sequence ATGAGCAAGAAGGAAGTCATCGATCCGGTCACGCGCGTCGAGGGGCACGGCAAGATCACCATCCACCTCGACGACGAGGGGAGCGTCGAGGACGCACAGTTCCACGTCACGGAGTTCCGTGGCTTCGAGGAGTTCGTCGAGGGCCGTCCCATCTGGGAGATGCCCGAAATCACCGCCCGCATCTGTGGCATCTGCCCGGTCAGCCACCAGCTGGCCGCGGCGAAGGCCGCCGACGACGTCATGGACGCCGACGTCCCCGAGAGCGCCCACAAGCTCCGGGAACTACTCCACATGGGCCAGGTCCTCCAGAGTCACGCACTGAGCTTCTTCTACCTCTCGAGTCCCGACCTGGTGCTTGGCTACGACGCCGATCCCGCCGAACGCAACATCGAGGGGGTCCTCGAAGAGAACCCACAGCTGGCCGAACGCGGGATCGACCTTCGGAGCTTCGGCCAGAATGTCATCGCCGCGCTGGGCGAGAAGAAGGTCCACCCCGACTTCGCGGTCGCCGGTGGCGTCTCGAACACGCTCGGTCGGAAAGACGGTGAGGAACTGCTCGAGGAGAGCCAGCCACTCGCCGGGTACGTCCGGGAGACGATCGACCTCCTCGAGGACATCTTCGCGGAGATGGACGACGACACGCTGGATTATGCCACCTACCCGACGGGCTACATGGGCCTGGTGACCGAGGAGGGTGGCCTCGAACACTACGACGGGGACATTCGCCTGGTCGACGAGGCGGGCGACCGACTCGAAGAGATCGACGACGGCGACTATCGGGACGTCATCGCCGAGCGTTCCAAGGAGTGGAGCTATCTCAAGTTCCCCTACTACAAGGAACGGGGCTTCGAGGACGGCCAGTACCGCGTCGGGCCGCTCGCGCGGCTGAACGCCGTCGACGACATCTCGACCCCACAGGCCCGCGAGGAGTGGGTCGAATTCATGGACGCCGCCGACGGGGCGGTCCACGAGCGCTCGACGTACTACCACTGGGCGCGCCTCATCGAGATGCTGTACTGCGTCGAGCGCATCCAGGAACTCCTCGAGGACGACGACGTCTACGACGGGATCACGAACGTCCCGACCAAACCCAAGGCGGGAACGGGCGTCGGCGTCATCGAAGCCCCGCGCGGGACGCTCATCCACGAGTACACCATCGACGACGGCGGCACGGTCGAGAACGCGAACTTCATCGTCGCCACCACGCACAACAACGGCGCGATGAACAAGGGTGTCACCTCCGCCGCCGAGACGTTCATCGACGGCCCCGAGATCCCGGAGGGGATCCTCAACAAGATGGAGAGCGTCATCCGGTGTTACGACCCGTGTCTGTCGTGTTCGACACACGCGATCGGCGACATGCCCCTGGAACTCGAACTCGAACAGAACGGCGAGACCGTCGAGACGATCACCCGCTGA
- a CDS encoding glutaredoxin family protein produces the protein MSDPTPDASETDDAPITLYRLQACPFCERVARKLSEYDLDYHSRFVEPLHSKRNAVKRVSGQRGVPVIVDDRTGVTMSESERIVQYLDRTYGEA, from the coding sequence ATGAGCGACCCCACACCCGACGCGTCCGAGACGGACGACGCGCCCATCACGCTGTATCGACTCCAGGCCTGCCCGTTCTGTGAGCGCGTTGCGCGGAAACTCTCCGAGTACGACCTCGACTATCACTCACGCTTCGTCGAGCCGTTGCACTCCAAACGTAACGCCGTCAAGCGCGTCAGCGGTCAGCGCGGGGTTCCGGTCATCGTCGACGACCGAACCGGCGTGACGATGAGTGAGAGCGAGCGTATCGTCCAGTACCTCGATCGAACCTACGGGGAGGCCTGA
- a CDS encoding redoxin domain-containing protein, producing MELPFDVVDLEPADHPQPGETAPDFERPLVNDEYWEDVALSDLTAEGPVLLVCFPMDGSFPATYVWNEIDDRGWGREGDLTVVGLSISSPYEHKDFIAEAALPYRLFSDPQNGVAESYGVVHDLDGMAGVSEARPAVFLIEADRTIEYAWAASEWPEFPDYDAIAAAIKEL from the coding sequence ATGGAGCTGCCATTCGACGTCGTCGACCTCGAACCGGCCGATCACCCCCAGCCCGGCGAGACAGCGCCGGACTTCGAGCGCCCGCTGGTCAACGACGAGTACTGGGAGGACGTCGCGCTGTCGGATCTCACGGCAGAGGGTCCCGTCCTCCTCGTGTGCTTCCCGATGGACGGGAGTTTCCCGGCGACGTACGTCTGGAACGAGATCGACGACCGCGGGTGGGGGCGCGAGGGCGACCTGACCGTCGTCGGGCTCTCGATCTCTTCGCCCTACGAGCACAAGGACTTCATCGCGGAGGCGGCCCTGCCCTATCGGCTGTTCAGCGACCCACAGAACGGCGTCGCCGAGTCCTACGGCGTCGTCCACGATCTCGACGGGATGGCAGGTGTCAGCGAGGCACGCCCGGCCGTGTTCCTCATCGAGGCGGATCGGACCATCGAGTACGCCTGGGCAGCGAGCGAGTGGCCCGAATTCCCGGACTACGACGCGATCGCGGCGGCGATCAAGGAGCTATAG